Proteins from a genomic interval of Streptococcus oralis:
- a CDS encoding NAD(P)H-dependent oxidoreductase, whose amino-acid sequence MKFVGLVGSNYDQSYNRKLLEFIRRNFKFKFELEVLEIDEVPMFNQDEKWDESFQLRFLYNKITRADGVIIATPEHNHTISASLKSVLEWLSYEVHPFENKPVMIVGASYYDQGTSRAQVHLRKILDAPGVNAYTLPGNEFLLGKAKEAFDNDGNITNEGTVKFLETCLDNFVKYVGVVSKLKKPKPIEPEDLDCGKPIATTITEVDPDDPEWVEKVAAITGAVSGDTYVKLDHGILTVNQIDMFLKAMPFELTYADDNNQFLYYNNAHQDPDTMFAKRVPPQSGNRMSTVHNSLPPARMKNVEWVIGTLRNGNQEYVRTIVPGSPAGVINTHNYQAMYYPDGSYAGINEIVFNFQPWLDWYLKETGQRLVGGSGPFAPAAGGHGDADATSGASDSGDAGGHGGGADATSGASN is encoded by the coding sequence ATGAAATTTGTTGGACTTGTTGGATCAAACTACGATCAATCATATAACCGCAAACTCTTGGAATTTATCCGTCGAAATTTCAAATTCAAATTTGAATTAGAAGTTCTTGAAATCGACGAAGTTCCAATGTTTAACCAAGACGAAAAATGGGACGAAAGCTTCCAATTGCGTTTCTTGTATAACAAGATTACACGTGCTGATGGTGTCATTATCGCTACTCCTGAGCACAACCACACTATCTCAGCTTCACTCAAATCTGTACTCGAATGGCTTTCATACGAAGTTCATCCATTTGAAAACAAGCCTGTTATGATTGTGGGTGCATCATACTATGACCAAGGAACATCACGTGCCCAAGTTCACCTTCGTAAAATCCTTGACGCTCCAGGTGTTAATGCCTACACGCTTCCAGGTAACGAATTCCTTCTTGGTAAAGCTAAGGAAGCTTTTGATAACGACGGAAATATCACCAATGAAGGAACTGTTAAATTCCTTGAAACTTGCTTAGATAACTTTGTAAAATACGTAGGAGTCGTTTCGAAATTGAAAAAACCAAAACCAATCGAACCAGAAGACTTGGATTGTGGAAAACCAATCGCTACAACCATCACAGAAGTTGATCCTGACGATCCAGAATGGGTAGAAAAAGTTGCTGCAATCACTGGAGCTGTTTCTGGTGATACCTATGTCAAACTGGACCACGGTATCCTGACAGTTAACCAAATTGATATGTTCTTGAAAGCTATGCCATTTGAATTGACATACGCTGACGATAACAACCAATTCCTCTACTACAATAACGCTCACCAAGATCCAGACACCATGTTTGCCAAACGTGTACCACCTCAATCAGGTAACCGTATGTCGACTGTTCACAATTCTCTTCCACCAGCACGTATGAAGAATGTAGAGTGGGTTATCGGAACACTTCGTAACGGAAACCAAGAATACGTCCGTACAATCGTTCCAGGTTCTCCTGCAGGTGTCATCAACACCCACAACTACCAAGCGATGTACTATCCTGACGGATCATACGCTGGTATCAATGAAATTGTCTTTAACTTCCAACCATGGCTTGACTGGTACCTAAAAGAGACTGGTCAACGTTTGGTAGGTGGTAGCGGACCATTTGCTCCTGCCGCTGGAGGTCATGGGGATGCTGATGCTACTTCTGGTGCTTCTGATTCAGGTGACGCTGGAGGCCACGGTGGTGGCGCAGACGCTACTTCTGGCGCAAGCAACTAA
- the nox gene encoding H2O-forming NADH oxidase, with protein sequence MSKIVVVGANHAGTACINTMLDNFGHENEIVVFDQNSNISFLGCGMALWIGEQIDGPEGLFYSDKEKLEAKGAKIYMNSPVLSIDYDNKVVTAEVEGKEHKESYDKLIFATGSTPILPPIEGVEIVKGNREFKATLENVQFVKLYQNAEEVIEKLADKSKHLERIAVVGGGYIGVELAEAFERLGKEVVLVDIVDTVLNGYYDKDFTQMMAKNLEDHNIRLALGQTVKAIQGDGKVERLVTDKETFDVDMVVLAVGFRPNTALADGKIELFRNGAFLVDKKQETSIPGVYAVGDCATVYDNARKDTSYIALASNAVRTGIVGAYNACGHELEGIGVQGSNGISIYGLHMVSTGLTLEKAKAAGYNATETGFNDLQKPEFMKHDNHEVAIKIVFDKDSREILGAQMVSRDSAISMGIHMFSLAIQEHVTIDKLALTDLFFLPHFNKPYNYITMAALTAEK encoded by the coding sequence ATGAGTAAAATCGTTGTAGTTGGTGCTAACCACGCTGGTACAGCTTGTATTAATACGATGTTGGATAACTTTGGTCATGAGAACGAAATCGTAGTATTTGACCAAAACTCAAATATTTCATTCCTTGGTTGTGGAATGGCGCTTTGGATCGGGGAACAAATTGATGGCCCAGAAGGTCTCTTCTACTCTGATAAAGAAAAATTGGAAGCAAAAGGTGCTAAAATTTACATGAACTCACCAGTTCTTTCAATTGACTACGATAACAAAGTTGTGACTGCTGAAGTTGAAGGTAAAGAACACAAAGAGTCTTATGATAAATTAATCTTTGCTACTGGTTCAACTCCAATTTTGCCTCCAATTGAAGGTGTTGAAATCGTTAAGGGCAACCGCGAATTCAAAGCAACTCTTGAAAATGTACAATTTGTTAAGTTGTACCAAAATGCAGAAGAAGTCATCGAAAAACTTGCTGACAAGAGCAAACACCTTGAGCGCATTGCCGTTGTTGGTGGTGGTTATATCGGTGTTGAGCTGGCTGAAGCTTTCGAACGTCTTGGAAAAGAAGTGGTGCTTGTTGATATTGTAGACACTGTTTTGAACGGCTACTATGACAAAGACTTTACCCAAATGATGGCGAAAAACTTGGAAGACCATAACATCCGCTTGGCACTTGGTCAAACAGTTAAAGCAATCCAAGGTGATGGTAAAGTTGAACGCTTGGTAACAGACAAAGAAACATTTGATGTGGATATGGTGGTTCTTGCTGTTGGTTTCCGTCCAAACACAGCTCTTGCAGATGGTAAGATTGAACTTTTCCGCAACGGTGCCTTCCTTGTAGACAAGAAACAAGAAACATCTATCCCAGGTGTATACGCTGTTGGTGACTGTGCAACTGTTTATGACAATGCTCGTAAAGATACAAGCTACATCGCTCTTGCATCTAATGCTGTACGTACTGGTATCGTTGGTGCTTATAACGCTTGTGGACATGAATTGGAAGGAATCGGTGTGCAAGGTTCAAACGGTATTTCAATCTATGGTCTTCACATGGTTTCAACTGGTTTGACTCTTGAAAAAGCAAAAGCAGCAGGTTACAATGCAACTGAAACTGGCTTTAACGATCTTCAAAAACCAGAATTTATGAAGCATGACAACCACGAGGTTGCCATCAAGATTGTCTTTGACAAAGACAGTCGCGAAATTCTTGGCGCTCAAATGGTATCACGTGATTCTGCTATCAGTATGGGAATCCATATGTTCTCGCTTGCTATCCAAGAACATGTGACAATTGATAAGTTGGCATTGACAGACCTATTCTTCTTGCCACATTTCAACAAACCATACAACTACATTACAATGGCTGCACTTACAGCTGAAAAATAA
- a CDS encoding NADPH-dependent FMN reductase, giving the protein MLKLIAIVGTNSKRSTNRQLLQYMQKHFADKAEIELVEIKDIPVFNKPADKQLPDEILEIAAKIEASDGVIVGTPEYDHSIPAVLMSALAWLSYGIYPLLNKPIMITGASYGTLGSSRAQLQLRQILNAPEIKANVLPDEFLLSHSLQAFNPSGDLVDLDVIKKFDAIFDDFRIFVKITEKLRNAQELLRKDAEEFDWENL; this is encoded by the coding sequence ATGCTAAAACTTATTGCCATTGTTGGAACGAACTCTAAACGTTCTACAAACCGCCAACTGCTCCAATACATGCAAAAACACTTTGCTGATAAAGCTGAAATTGAACTCGTTGAAATCAAGGATATCCCTGTTTTCAATAAGCCAGCAGATAAGCAACTTCCAGATGAAATTCTTGAAATTGCTGCTAAAATTGAAGCATCTGACGGTGTGATTGTCGGTACTCCTGAGTACGACCACTCTATCCCTGCAGTTTTGATGAGCGCTCTTGCTTGGCTATCTTACGGTATCTACCCACTTTTGAACAAACCAATCATGATCACTGGTGCTTCCTATGGTACACTTGGTTCATCTCGTGCCCAATTGCAGCTTCGTCAAATCTTGAACGCTCCTGAAATTAAGGCAAATGTTCTACCAGATGAATTCTTGCTTTCTCACTCTCTTCAAGCATTTAACCCAAGTGGCGACTTGGTTGACCTTGATGTTATTAAAAAATTTGATGCCATCTTTGATGACTTCCGTATCTTTGTGAAGATTACTGAGAAATTGCGCAATGCACAAGAATTGCTTCGCAAAGATGCTGAAGAATTCGACTGGGAAAATTTGTAA
- a CDS encoding FAD:protein FMN transferase yields the protein MPLHSRSERLMGTTITISLVDERAEILLQGAFDLLKELEYRFNANSQESELMEINYQAGITPVKVHPDLFELIALGLEHSLAPSSHLNISIGPLIQTWRIGFADARLPELNEIEAVLPLVNPHFIKLDPTNSTIFLEKKGMKLDLGCLAKGYSADKVAQYLKTHGVTSALINLGGNILTIGNNQAKEGKAWQIGIQDPRNPRGNHLLTIPASNKSVVTSGIYERHLTVDGKDYHHIFDSETGFPVETNLASLTIVSSKSIDGEIWTTRLFGERSASILWQVESIDGIEAILIDKEGRLACSSGLQNCIM from the coding sequence TTGCCTCTTCATTCACGTTCTGAACGGCTAATGGGAACAACTATCACGATTTCATTAGTAGATGAGCGGGCAGAAATCCTGCTTCAGGGCGCTTTTGACTTGCTCAAAGAGCTCGAATACCGCTTCAACGCCAATAGTCAAGAATCCGAACTGATGGAAATCAACTACCAGGCTGGAATCACACCTGTTAAGGTTCATCCTGACCTGTTTGAACTGATTGCTCTTGGACTAGAGCACAGCCTAGCTCCCTCTAGCCATCTAAATATCAGTATCGGTCCCTTGATTCAAACCTGGCGAATCGGCTTTGCAGATGCACGACTTCCAGAGTTAAACGAAATCGAAGCTGTCTTGCCTCTAGTTAACCCGCATTTTATTAAGTTGGATCCGACTAACTCTACTATTTTTTTAGAGAAGAAAGGAATGAAGCTTGATTTAGGTTGTTTAGCCAAGGGCTATAGTGCAGATAAGGTTGCCCAGTATTTGAAAACACACGGTGTCACCTCTGCCTTGATCAATCTCGGAGGAAATATCCTCACCATCGGGAATAACCAAGCCAAAGAAGGGAAAGCCTGGCAAATCGGTATTCAAGATCCGCGAAATCCTCGTGGCAATCATCTCCTAACCATTCCTGCTTCTAACAAATCCGTTGTTACTTCAGGTATCTATGAACGTCACCTGACAGTAGATGGAAAAGACTATCACCATATCTTTGATAGTGAGACAGGATTTCCTGTCGAAACCAATCTTGCTAGCCTAACGATTGTCTCTAGTAAATCCATTGATGGTGAGATTTGGACAACCCGCCTTTTCGGAGAACGAAGCGCTTCTATCCTCTGGCAAGTCGAAAGTATAGATGGGATTGAAGCCATCCTCATCGACAAAGAGGGACGCCTTGCATGTTCTTCAGGCCTTCAAAATTGTATTATGTAA